Within Actinoplanes sp. L3-i22, the genomic segment GGGCCCCGCGCTGGATGCAGCGCACCGGCCTGGAGTGGGCGCACCGGCTGGGCGCCGAGCCGCGTCGCCTGGCCCGCCGTTACCTCCGCCAGGACGCCCCCTACGCCCTCCGCCTGCTGGCCCGGGCCCCCCGCCGAGCCCGCCGCACCTGACCAGCCCCAGCCCCCACTCGTGCCGCCGTGTGCCGCCGCCCCGCCGTGTGCCGCCGCCCCGCCGTGTGCCGCCGCCCCGCCGCGTGCCGCCACCCCGTCTCGCGCCGCGCTGCTCCTTTTTGCGCCGCGAGGCTTCTGCCTGCGCCGCGCTGCACCCGTCTCGCGCCCGGCCTGCGCTGAACCCGTCTCGCCTCCTGTCCCGGGGGTCACGGGGTGGCTCGGCCGCGACCCGTCGCCGAGCGGCGCCCGCGCGGACCGGCCAGGCTGCGCGGGGCGCGGCACCGGACCATGGCCGCCGACGGGGCGTCTATCAACGGCTGCCGGTACTCCTCCGGCTCATACCCCTCCTGCCAGGGGAACAGGTTGCCCGGATCGGGCCAGACCAGCTGCTGGAGGCGCAATCGCTCCCGCCCGTACCGCGCCAGCGCGGCGCCCGGCCACAGCTCCGCGGTGGGCCGGCCGGAGAGGATCACCAGATCCTGATCGACGATCACGTCGGCGACCCGGCGCCCGTGCCCGAACCGGGCCCCCTCGTCGTGCACCCGCCCGGCCACCTCGTTGAGGAGCTGATGCCCGAGATCCGGCGGCAGCCCCGCGATGATCAGCTCGGGGTGGCCGGCGGCGGTCAGCCCCACCGTGTACGCGAACGGGACCGCGTCGGCCGGATCCTCCTCGGACGGCACCACGTGCACGACGGCCCAGCCGAACTGCTGGATGATCTCGGTCTGCTCTCGGAAGTAGTCGGACATCACGTGACCCCTCGGCTCGGTCGGGAAGACTGAGCCCCACTATGGAACACGTGTACGACACTTTTGAGGGATCGAAAGCAGTACGCCCGTACTGTTAAAGTCGCCGAATGACCTTCCGCATCGATGATCTGCATCATGTCCAGCTCCTGATCCCGCCCGGCGGCGAAGCCGTGGCGAGATCCTTCTACAGCGGCGTCCTGGGCATGGCCGAGGTGGTGAAACCTCCGGTGCTGGCCGCGCGGGGCGGCTGCTGGTTCCGCGCCGGCGGCTGGGAGGTCCACCTCAGCCCGGTCCC encodes:
- a CDS encoding DUF4262 domain-containing protein; translation: MSDYFREQTEIIQQFGWAVVHVVPSEEDPADAVPFAYTVGLTAAGHPELIIAGLPPDLGHQLLNEVAGRVHDEGARFGHGRRVADVIVDQDLVILSGRPTAELWPGAALARYGRERLRLQQLVWPDPGNLFPWQEGYEPEEYRQPLIDAPSAAMVRCRAPRSLAGPRGRRSATGRGRATP